Proteins found in one Ischnura elegans chromosome 11, ioIscEleg1.1, whole genome shotgun sequence genomic segment:
- the LOC124167806 gene encoding uncharacterized protein LOC124167806 yields MADRLNKGCWPCSMRGKRLFPDGSTRTDAGGRQSKRNRGGTIDDLGRKVKELMLEVKQAPAGMTRMKTGSLQTQAKRMQTKAAETQTRAKKKPNLAMSRRTWVLGSMRSRAGSLQTGAGITRTWAGCKRTHEGSKRNQAEMIDDLELNFNDPLIEEEESGWELDQQWIEEDEWELDDLFLEEEESGWESDSGWELDDPFLEEEESGWELDDPFLEEEESGWEFDHLF; encoded by the coding sequence ATGGCTGATAGGTTAAATAAAGGCTGTTGGCCATGTTCCATGAGAGGGAAAAGGCTATTTCCAGATGGGAGTACCCGAACTGATGCTGGGGGGAGGCAAAGTAAGAGAAATCGGGGTGGGACGATTGATGACCTGGGGAGAAAGGTTAAAGAACTAATGTTAGAGGTCAAGCAAGCCCCTGCAGGGATGACGAGAATGAAAACAGGAAGTTTGCAAACCCAGGCAAAACGTATGCAAACCAAAGCAGCAGAGACGCAAACCCGGGCCAAGAAAAAGCCAAATCTGGCCATGAGTAGACGAACCTGGGTATTAGGAAGTATGCGATCCAGGGCAGGGAGTTTGCAAACCGGGGCTGGAATTACACGTACTTGGGCTGGGTGTAAACGAACCCATGAAGGGAGTAAGCGAAACCAGGCAGAGATGATTGATGACCTGGAGTTGAATTTTAATGACCCATTGATAGAGGAGGAGGAATCGGGATGGGAGTTGGACCAACAATGGATAGAGGAGGACGAGTGGGAGTTGGACGATCTTTTTCTGGAGGAGGAGGAATCAGGATGGGAGTCTGACTCTGGGTGGGAGTTGGATGACCCATTCCTGGAGGAAGAGGAATCTGGCTGGGAGTTGGATGACCCATTTCTGGAGGAAGAGGAATCAGGGTGGGAGTTTGACCATCTATTTTAG